One Brassica napus cultivar Da-Ae chromosome C2, Da-Ae, whole genome shotgun sequence DNA window includes the following coding sequences:
- the LOC125581571 gene encoding uncharacterized protein LOC125581571, giving the protein MSKISNRDYAALNLSRDNYLQWAPDTKISLRSKGLGDTIIKGNNEIDKNRYMAISIIRHHLIEGLKDQYITMENPLELWDALQHRYDHQKTMLLPKARNDWKNLRFLDYKSVDEYNSVLFKTVSMLRLCGEVVTEEELLEKTYSTFHSSNANNELLMKNSEARLVGTAPLPEANEVEKKEPNECNYIQNNKRSHGNGRGGYKGHGSDNYPNSRDNYSTGRKGNHNNRGRGSNYGRGRGSYGRGQGGISKPSYSTKSVCHRCGMGNHWAKNCRTPKHLCELYQESLKNKNPEAHMVHDSGYEANNDSDIAKDDQMDFETSDCLKD; this is encoded by the exons atgtcgaaaatctcaaatagagactatgcagcccttaatctctccagagataactacttgcagtgggcgcCAGATACAAAGATCAGTCTAAGGTcaaagggacttggtgatactatcatcaagggcaacaatgagatcgataagaatcggtacatggctataagtattatacgccatcacctcattgaaggtttaaaagatcagtacatcacgatggaaaatccactagaactttgggatgctttacagcatagatatgatcaccagaaaacaatgttacttccaaaggctagaaacGACTGgaagaatcttagattcttggATTATAAGTCGGTGGATGAGTACAATTCAGTCTTATTTAAGACGGtctcgatgctgagactttgtggtgaagtagtaaccgaaGAAGAGTTACTTGAGAAGACTTACTCTACATTCCATTCATCGAAT gcaaacaatgagctcctgatgaagaacagtgaagcTAGACTTGTTGGAACAGCACCATTACCGGAAGCTAATGAGGTTGAAAAGAAAGAACCCAACGAGTGCAATTACATCCAAAACAATAAGAGATCACACGGCAATGGCCGTGGTGGTTACAAGGGGCATGGCAGTGACAATTACCCGAACAGCCGAGACAACTACTCGAccggccggaaaggaaaccacaataaccgtggtcgtggttccaattatgGCCGTGGCCGGGGTAGTTATGGCCGTGGTCAAGGCggcatatccaaaccgtcttactcgaccaaatccgtttgtcacagatgtggaatgggaaaccattgggccaagaactgtagaacccctaagcacttatgtgagctctaccaagaaagtctgaagaacaagaacccggaggctcaCATGGTTCACGATTCCGGATATGAGGCCAATAATGATTCCGACATTGCTAAAGATGACCAGATGGActttgagacttctgattgtctcaaggactaa